The Candidatus Omnitrophota bacterium DNA segment TGAGCTCCTTAAACATTCTGAAGATTTAATTCCCAAGACAATACAGGAAGTCAAAAAATGTTTAGTGCATCTAAAAAATAGCAAATTTTATGATGCCTATATCACCATCCTAACTGTGCCCCAATCGCTATCTCAAGAATTAGGTATACCTGTGATTGTAATAATTGAGGAGTTTCATAGATTAGAAAGATTCACCATTCTGCATAATCCCTTTAATGAATTGGCAAAGACAATAATGGTATCCAAGGACACAATGTACATTGTAACAAGTTCCTCTACAACCCATGCTAAAAAAATCCTCTCTAAAGAATTAACTCTCCTATTTGGAAACTTTGAAATAATTAAACTGGAACCATTTGATATAAAAACAAGTAATAATTTTTTAGAAAAGCGTTTAGAATCCATTAAATGTAGTGCATACTATAGAGATTTCATCTCGGAAATCACTGGTGGACAACCTTTATACTTAAATATAATCTCTGAAGAAACGAAAATAACCGCTATCGAGAAAAAATCTAATTTCATCACTGACGAAATCCTCATTGAAGCAATCACCAGAATTCTATTTGATTCTATGGGTATACTCAATCAGATATTTTCCCATCGAATAAAAGAAATCCCTACTAACCGCTCACCTCTATCTTATACTTCCATTCTAATCTCGTTGGCTCATAAATGTTATAAAACAAGAAATTTGAAAGAATTTCTGGATACTAAATCAGAAAAAGAATTCATAAATCACCTCAATACTTTAATAGAAATGAATTATATTGACAAAAATGGAGTATTTTACTACCTCAACGATGAACTATTTAGAATATGGCTAACTGAAGTATATGAAAGTAAAAGGTCTTCTCTGGATGTAGGGCTGGAAGTTAAAAGAGAATGTTTTAAACGTTATCTGAGGGAAAAACTCAATTCTTTCTTAAAAAACAGGAGAAAGAGTATAGTAGAACGGCTTCATGAACTTTTCGAAAACTTTGGTAATGAAACTGTATACTTTGGCTCCCGTAAGATAAAATTACCTAATTTTGATAACATAGAGATTAAAAATGCCCATAGCCGTTTACCCATATTGACTGGCAAAACCCGAGATAAATCCTGGATATTCGTAGTAAGTAAAGGACACCTTAATAGAGACTTAATGGAAGAAATTGATTGCCAATGTAATAAACTAAAACTCAAAAAAGAACGCAAATTTGTTATAGCCCTGGATAGCGTTGATGAAGACGCTCGTCTTATAGCAAAAGAGACAAAATTTATAACCTTGGAAAACCGAGATTTAGACAGAATATTAAAACTCTATGGCAAATATAGGATTTTCTATTAACCAAGACTACGAAGATAAATTATTTGCTCCTTACGCGGTAAAGAGTAGAATGAGCCGTTTACGTAAATATCCTGAAGAGGAACATCCCTACAGAGGAATTTATCAACGTGATAGAGATCGCATAATACATTCTACGGCTTTTCGCCGCCTTGAATATAAAACTCAAGTTTTTGTAAATCATGAAGGAGACCACTACCGTACAAGATTAACCCATACCTTAGAAGTTGCTCAAATAGGCCGTTCCATTGCTAGGGCACTACGGTTGAACGAAGATTTAGTAGAAGCGATAGCCCTTGCTCACGATTTAGGACACACCCCTTTTGGCCACTCAGGTGAAGAAATTTTACATGTTATAATGAGAGAACACGGAGGATTTGACCATAATCTGCAAGGATTAAGGGTAGTAGACTATTTGGAAGAACGCTATCCTAATTTTAGAGGCCTAAATCTAACTTGGGAAGTAAGAGAAGGAATTCTAAAACATACTACTCGTTTTGACTACGCAGGGAAAATAAATGCTACTGAGAACATAAAAAAAACCAACATACCCTCGCATTATGCAGGCATAGATTTAACAGATTTAGAACCAGCAATGCCTCCATCACTAGAAGCACAAATAGTTGATATAGCCGACGAAATTGCATATGATAATCACGATTTGGATGACGGTTTAAATTCAAGGCTTTTGGATATAAAAGAAATACAAAAAATAGAACTATGGGAAAGAGCAAATAAGTTAATAAAAGAAAGAAATCCTAATTTAGAAAGTAAAATAGAAAAAATACAAACCATAAGAAATATAATTGATTTACAGGTAAGTGATGTAATCAAGAATTCGGATAAGATAATCAAAGAAATAAATATAAAAACCTTGGCTGATGTAAGAAGTCGTTCTCAACGGATTATAGGTTTTAGTAAAGATATGGAATTAGCACGTCAACCTATGCGAGATTATTTAATGAAAAATCTCTATAACCATTATCGTGTAATCCGTATGGCAGAAAAAGCGAGAAGATTTATTGAGGAACTTTTTAATGTATATATAAAAAGAATGGAACAACTCCCTCCTACCAGTAGGAAGCGTCTCGCTACTGAAGACCCCTATAGAGTAGTTTGTGACTATATCGCGGGAATGACCGACCGTTATGCCCTAGAAGAATACAAAAAATTATTTGACCCCTTCGAGAAAGTATAACTGTTTTCTCGCTTGAAAAATAAAAAAAACTCTGTTAGAATAGTTTAGATACATAATTTATTATAAAACAAAAAATTATGAACAAAAAACAGACTAAAAAAAAGAGTCTAGCGTTGCGTTTATTAAATGAACCGCATTTTCTTAAAGAAAAAGAGTTTTTTGACAAATTAGTGGGAGAAAACACTGTATGGTGGATTGCGGAAGGAAAATTAAGTGAAAAAAGTTTGTTTCTTGTGAAAACAAACCAACCATCATGTCATAGGCTAAGAAAGAAAATATGTGTATCTTGGTTAAGAAAATCAACCAAAAGCAATAAACATGATTCAAATAAATGCTCTCTAAATTTTAAGATAACTTATTTCTCTTTATCTTTAAATAATGGGGAAGATAATCCTTGCGTCTTATATATATGCCATCTTCGTAAAGATATGCCTTCATTGGCTGTTGAATGTTTAAATACTACGCTGAAACTTATCATTGATAAAACCAGGAAAGAAGAAGAGCTGAAAGAAATATACGAAACAGTAAAACCCCGTGCAATAGCACTCTCCACAGTTCATACTGTGCATCGTCTAATCTCATCTACCTTAAATCTAGAAGAACTGTTGCCACGGATTGCCCGACTATGCCTTCAGGTGCTACGTGCGCGTAAATGTTTAATAAGCCTGGTAGACCCTGATAAGAAAATAATTTCCCCTAAGGCCTTTATTGACTTGGATTCTAAAGAACCAAATACCCTAAAAATACCCTCTCAAAAACTTAATCATGAAAAACAGGTAGTCAAAAATGCAAAAATATATCTCAATGACAACTGCATCTGTATACCTTTAATCGACCAAGATGTTATCGGCACAATAAGAGTAGAAGGTAAACAAAACAAGGAACCTTTTACTAATGCGGAAAAAGAGATACTTACGGTCTTGGCAGAACAGGCAATAGTAGCGATAAAGAATTCTCAACTATACGAAGAAAGAGGAAGAATCCTCTGGGGGAGTATCCGTTCGCTTGCTGCTTTATTAGATATAAGGCTACCTGCCACTTATACTCATCCTGTAGGTTTCGTGGAAATAGTGCTTGAAATAGGAAAGGAATTAAAG contains these protein-coding regions:
- a CDS encoding ATP-binding protein; this translates as MFTDPVTGNNFYDREEYLDILLKRAKGLEKGYRQNIALLGEETIGKTSLILHFLSKIKEDSFRVLPFYLEIDTELTFDYFVKRLISIILFNIIKLNHKTAPSHNIDELLKHSEDLIPKTIQEVKKCLVHLKNSKFYDAYITILTVPQSLSQELGIPVIVIIEEFHRLERFTILHNPFNELAKTIMVSKDTMYIVTSSSTTHAKKILSKELTLLFGNFEIIKLEPFDIKTSNNFLEKRLESIKCSAYYRDFISEITGGQPLYLNIISEETKITAIEKKSNFITDEILIEAITRILFDSMGILNQIFSHRIKEIPTNRSPLSYTSILISLAHKCYKTRNLKEFLDTKSEKEFINHLNTLIEMNYIDKNGVFYYLNDELFRIWLTEVYESKRSSLDVGLEVKRECFKRYLREKLNSFLKNRRKSIVERLHELFENFGNETVYFGSRKIKLPNFDNIEIKNAHSRLPILTGKTRDKSWIFVVSKGHLNRDLMEEIDCQCNKLKLKKERKFVIALDSVDEDARLIAKETKFITLENRDLDRILKLYGKYRIFY
- a CDS encoding HD domain-containing protein; protein product: MRLLNEPHFLKEKEFFDKLVGENTVWWIAEGKLSEKSLFLVKTNQPSCHRLRKKICVSWLRKSTKSNKHDSNKCSLNFKITYFSLSLNNGEDNPCVLYICHLRKDMPSLAVECLNTTLKLIIDKTRKEEELKEIYETVKPRAIALSTVHTVHRLISSTLNLEELLPRIARLCLQVLRARKCLISLVDPDKKIISPKAFIDLDSKEPNTLKIPSQKLNHEKQVVKNAKIYLNDNCICIPLIDQDVIGTIRVEGKQNKEPFTNAEKEILTVLAEQAIVAIKNSQLYEERGRILWGSIRSLAALLDIRLPATYTHPVGFVEIVLEIGKELKLSEEEMEILKYAALLLDAGKISIPDEILMKPSKLTGKEYGLIKEHPIKSAEIVGTIEAMKPAIPLIMHHHERYDGKGYPMGLKRNEIPMGARIIALADAFEAMICKRPYRGRIMSIEEAVREIKKSSGSQFDPSVVKAFLKLIKEERIKNIICRMQKIAKL
- a CDS encoding deoxyguanosinetriphosphate triphosphohydrolase produces the protein MANIGFSINQDYEDKLFAPYAVKSRMSRLRKYPEEEHPYRGIYQRDRDRIIHSTAFRRLEYKTQVFVNHEGDHYRTRLTHTLEVAQIGRSIARALRLNEDLVEAIALAHDLGHTPFGHSGEEILHVIMREHGGFDHNLQGLRVVDYLEERYPNFRGLNLTWEVREGILKHTTRFDYAGKINATENIKKTNIPSHYAGIDLTDLEPAMPPSLEAQIVDIADEIAYDNHDLDDGLNSRLLDIKEIQKIELWERANKLIKERNPNLESKIEKIQTIRNIIDLQVSDVIKNSDKIIKEINIKTLADVRSRSQRIIGFSKDMELARQPMRDYLMKNLYNHYRVIRMAEKARRFIEELFNVYIKRMEQLPPTSRKRLATEDPYRVVCDYIAGMTDRYALEEYKKLFDPFEKV